From a single Oceanobacillus kimchii X50 genomic region:
- a CDS encoding beta-N-acetylhexosaminidase produces the protein MKFTITGDSAIIMKGLSELQASYDFSLAERSEINITCVQEETLNGLAISYRQGNGTITYAYPNQFFRAFSMLLQHLQQEDTPLETNEKMQFSTVGPMFDLSRNMTMKLTTLKDFIRKLAMMGHNSIMLYMEDTYEVSDEPYFGYMRGRYTEVELRELDEYAALFGIELIPCIQTLAHLEEFLKWDAAYKYKDTRGALLLESEDTYDLLDRMIHAVTKPFRSKRIHIGMDEAEEVGRGRFLNIHGYQSRFEMMSKHLTRVLEITDKYELEAMMWSDMFLKLASETGDQYDKSTNLPEYIIQQLPENVQFMYWQYNQTDYDHYDNMIGQLKRFGRTPAFAGGMWVWNTFAPNYHISLSASEKALQACKDNGIRDVFVTLWGDDGYENNVYTSLYGLQYYAEHAFSEQVDELQVKQRATFITGIDADALLLLNKLDQPPGVADGNLQQTNPSKFLLWQDPLLGVFDKHIEGLDLDEYYKDLSKQIERKQKEAHEYGKYHFDVPKKLCTVLANKASLGVNLKQAYDKKQLSELTQLVDTKIVPLLSDVCELRSAHRRQWLTMNKPFGWEVIDIRYGGLLNRLETTKDRIERFVHGELDQIEELDQERLYYSPRFEQSTGLGWGSYYYRMASPNVFFHVLPIY, from the coding sequence ATGAAATTTACGATAACAGGCGATAGTGCCATTATCATGAAAGGGTTAAGCGAGTTACAAGCAAGCTATGATTTCTCATTGGCTGAACGATCCGAGATTAACATTACTTGTGTGCAGGAAGAAACACTCAATGGCTTAGCAATCTCTTATAGACAAGGAAATGGGACCATCACATACGCATACCCTAATCAATTCTTTCGCGCTTTTAGTATGCTGCTTCAACATCTACAACAAGAAGATACTCCTCTGGAAACAAACGAAAAAATGCAATTTTCAACTGTTGGACCGATGTTCGACCTTTCACGGAATATGACCATGAAATTAACAACATTAAAAGATTTTATCCGAAAGTTAGCTATGATGGGGCATAATAGCATCATGCTTTATATGGAGGATACCTATGAAGTGAGTGATGAACCTTACTTTGGTTACATGCGTGGACGTTACACAGAAGTCGAACTACGTGAATTGGATGAATACGCTGCATTATTCGGGATAGAGCTAATACCGTGTATCCAGACACTGGCTCATTTGGAGGAATTTCTAAAATGGGATGCTGCCTATAAATACAAGGATACAAGAGGTGCATTGTTGCTGGAAAGTGAAGATACGTATGATTTGCTAGATAGAATGATACATGCGGTTACAAAACCATTCCGCAGTAAACGTATTCATATAGGTATGGACGAAGCGGAAGAAGTAGGTAGAGGAAGGTTCCTAAATATTCATGGTTATCAATCCCGCTTTGAGATGATGTCGAAACATTTAACAAGGGTATTAGAAATCACGGATAAATATGAATTAGAAGCGATGATGTGGAGTGATATGTTTTTAAAGTTAGCATCGGAAACAGGAGATCAGTACGACAAATCTACGAATCTGCCAGAATATATTATTCAACAATTACCAGAAAATGTTCAATTTATGTATTGGCAGTATAACCAAACGGATTATGATCACTATGACAATATGATAGGTCAATTAAAACGGTTTGGCAGGACTCCAGCGTTCGCAGGAGGCATGTGGGTGTGGAATACGTTCGCACCAAACTATCATATTTCTTTAAGCGCGAGTGAAAAAGCACTTCAAGCATGTAAAGATAACGGAATTCGTGATGTGTTTGTGACTTTATGGGGTGATGATGGATATGAAAACAATGTGTACACTTCTCTTTATGGATTACAATATTACGCAGAACATGCATTTAGCGAGCAAGTAGATGAATTGCAAGTCAAACAGAGAGCAACATTTATAACTGGAATTGATGCAGATGCCTTATTATTATTGAACAAGTTGGATCAACCACCTGGTGTAGCGGATGGAAATCTTCAGCAGACGAATCCATCTAAGTTCCTTTTATGGCAAGATCCATTATTAGGTGTTTTTGATAAACATATAGAAGGACTGGATTTAGACGAGTATTATAAAGATCTTTCTAAACAAATCGAACGGAAGCAAAAGGAAGCGCACGAATACGGTAAATATCATTTTGACGTACCTAAAAAGCTATGCACTGTATTAGCGAATAAAGCATCTCTCGGAGTAAATTTAAAACAGGCGTATGATAAGAAACAGTTGTCTGAGTTAACACAATTAGTAGATACAAAGATAGTGCCATTATTAAGTGATGTTTGTGAACTTCGATCTGCACATCGCAGACAATGGCTAACAATGAATAAACCGTTTGGTTGGGAAGTAATTGATATACGTTATGGAGGTTTATTGAATCGTCTAGAAACTACAAAAGATCGCATTGAACGTTTTGTACACGGTGAATTAGATCAAATTGAGGAGTTAGATCAAGAGAGACTTTATTATTCACCAAGATTCGAACAATCTA